The proteins below are encoded in one region of Hordeum vulgare subsp. vulgare chromosome 3H, MorexV3_pseudomolecules_assembly, whole genome shotgun sequence:
- the LOC123439947 gene encoding uncharacterized protein LOC123439947: MTSLISKVSGAVSASARSVSRATRSLLVRGRRSRRSNGHKKEREAAAAATNTAVCEDDSGALWRRDILMGERCEPLNFSGAIHYDSQGRPIWQPRRRAMAAKMLCRSSNVVDDAVVTYPRK; encoded by the coding sequence ATGACTAGCCTCATCAGCAAAGTGTCGGGCGCCGTGTCCGCCAGTGCGCGCAGCGTCTCGCGCGCCACACGCAGCCTCCTGGTGCGAGGACGGCGGTCCCGGCGGAGCAACGGGCACAAGAAGGAGCGAGAGGCGGCCGCTGCGGCGACGAACACCGCTGTGTGCGAGGACGACAGCGGAGCTCTATGGCGCCGGGATATACTGATGGGAGAACGATGTGAGCCACTCAACTTCTCGGGTGCCATCCACTATGACAGCCAGGGCCGGCCGATCTGGCAGCCCCGCCGCAGGGCCATGGCAGCCAAGATGCTCTGCCGATCTTCGAATGTCGTGGACGACGCCGTCGTCACATATCCAAGAAAATGA